From the Toxoplasma gondii ME49 chromosome VIIa, whole genome shotgun sequence genome, one window contains:
- a CDS encoding hypothetical protein (encoded by transcript TGME49_280590), which yields MPPGGPPPSAMGLGPHAAASESGAASRPSGSSGAHPASRLSSEYNRTTPLPPSASGKLLPDQSSNPSTVAASDFSSQDGATPGSPVPRDASLSGEAGPLPSSSESERGDTANPVSGGVSESRCSADSAAPVSDKSRTDRGLSPVRDTATSGADPAAGREAAEAAGATGNAGGHADARKGRKDQASEDAGGTREPSAASAPPRGPAPQPPPVPKVAAALRKLGVSELPQISFDSAGGDGEGRGRSERRQRRTQAHTKGLFKRMQDGLGREVETPSQTTSGGGKRGGQGAGASQKQGSHKTPPADSGQATSRQWRARPGTSPAEGAAGMPGTSTHGGSGAAGGLPRASGLSPTAVFPAELGSQNSSAPMGAFAEQVANASSPSPLPFGRIEGPAGPGNPSGVPCGVGSSLKKEAGGQRHPKKGVSGAAQKRRNATGGTEGSDRGGEWRQPLPGQSLDAGRGGDGAHRPPLDSALASMVRDVRIEQFGPDGVEKNAENVMAISTWRVTWIDGSWKVHTAAFEPNPSRDPYPLAATEACAHFALRLHRMFRETYTQQGAATPPRFPPLGHLLGGGAVTGAPPGGPWDGVKPTKVWNMEEMQRLHQHVATVVFATVGPASASGSQFVGPGGPAPPRDPRHPGAYFYLHRASASPGAGTGLDGSVDPRAGSMSPSLASVSSTAPCTSSPAVPVGEGDGKLVFSPFQPSSLPGGPYSTGAARFPFLGGGPNPGVESQGFGFNTFPGTPTRGHGTLEHPAHAYTPQGMSVSSSQAVPGFAGGVFPGGSPVFEGGFQSPFYGAFSISGVAGDQRSLYAPVARAGVPEQMQGSQLSGRARAVDSGPSFFVPESNTLFHPGCSPTSAASRGTIASSLPSRVGGALDEAAGGSCRLHSAGSKSAKGFESLFPTCSRAKRSAVSVSATRRGGAPVWGVNSHVAAALAAAAARRMAEEQSLLEEARREAEREALLSKLLGEDDTFFESGLSMRSHRLFRATRRPAERGLIFKEKASLCEQIEQEASGGNEDEGREVRSDNSPHATRGRKGDGQEENRPRSQAASTSEDNAGIAPTVHIKREAGQQGTARGRGDRGETPQTDRATEADLASRKDDMSPNDGEESKKPKTNGKLPSGREAEGERTDKRRRRPSHLLESGRASGAGEQQRDVVDAAGAEALSFDSEKRTSTVSVLLPSGKDEATETIPTVEEHPVPHAKDISRSFVFEPSNTGLIVVELSKKDEKGEVSEDEDALDVSLSGAAGASEDGKSPANQENLLPWEFPDKTRLLLQSVANQSADFSETCSFGADQRTRDAALIRDLEPFLRLGEQNPYFDARGTQKNILSGCMMSSSSLFNVWKIVNRLRLQDERRPEERDRLARVAQEQSQGARRRLGAVLNELAALEREDPDDVEGAEGDEGEGEQSGKEMKDAPETVDAKASHSSADTLASPVAFLPAAAEGEAENGHEEPTNADPSAAKSGGSLLAQGEREKTREDLPDAFKGNDKLRSDMPQSTPIDGLPALGAACSPLELETKTPAILASGGEAHRCCPAGEGGEDRMPEDAKDRTRTGELESTSDRANLSTGSAQLKGASAAEKRLEGGAEAKQTLRDSDDGAEGSENDTNQLLPTQGGPQERTQNAPGSPLEGEQSLSTVRRCGGGDKEREKEKDALIDTGERSPGIGERSSKTTAPELEKQVGDTVKGDRGRDETALAGTAESLSLGEEGTDQGEKAFGDMGEQLVSPPQGAGLSREEGNAKVFGDRSALQLTPVSCPPLTRSGEDGDKEKNAPALLSAFVKTEEGCVTDIQGKEEGAKESPTPTPRGSPSTSARNMAPRGSAGERQDAKRLGKSYATRRAQKRKRLELLSSSCEEIEQRLRRLSDTFPWLPVLNEAFFSAESKGEVLTCVDTLLERSDEDAALKGGHGDPSFASRPCGGAGLLEAVGGGLKGPFRDAVFASEGEELEKMDESEDEEAALVPEDLWLARASALAEAKAEKRALADARSAAANACAAAAMAFSSYSPRPYSMEPFPQASRRPFVVPPPAMMPAGAEEAGAAVRVNSVQMHASPVPFSPFVEGRVSGMPDEAEGGFAGTRRFSASTQSSRARRGAVLDAPHMDPAMAEHLQNRSSSASSRESLSTGGVATQGDVWAEGYLDGALSADTGSSAANAGWGSHLQGSAFRSGKRAGGSGADKGNFWSGRGPAETYPGELGSGAAWGSGAEMAGLDSSARGVRGSDSHGSGRRQKASGATGHAPSGDRTRRRSSVASSVTSSVSASRGGSGLPASGLRSDCTGSVHMTEGSDTGSQGPSRSASIIMGPPSPIRPSQYTPASAYPNSPAVSHASCHTSFQPQHAPREGGAERGASWQSLQHAAAGGTGNLEEGDALAERSAPMGDPSSAGGGGRFRPTVGAMSAQMRGYPAHPFAAHGPGLGSTLPGLPSNYGKADGYPAGVTFPGTPASGTATPFQGGYPISDASFGGNASGACSMGYSSMPAPGYGPEMSQVPGRFANFSPFFRGEKGLSAGDRTPQLAAGTPSSPSTSGMQTGQSAPPLSPWFDHNNAVQHEVGDFGAREHMSSPQVSASCLGASQLAGSRQAYATIGGENINVPDSETEPLHGRGAATDTSTGAKGGSGARAGAASGGGEGKASRKRKPKSKKEGEGHSAVGDEVAPQHVLQETNACSSATGAAPLPVCPKQMVPLRGGEGEGHEQSPLPEVPESGGQTTCSPYSVSPSSVSGGTGSGTEFAAGYAATVVLHGTPPTQRKTLADKKRRSKSVSDNRGTCGSSLISESDGAGKFMSATSAAAAATTPSRKKVPPAAASGGRK from the coding sequence ATGCCTCCAGGAGGTCCGCCTCCATCCGCCATGGGACTGGgaccgcatgcagccgctTCCGAGAGCGGCGCCGCCTCCAGACCTAGCGGCTCTTCAGGTGCTCATCCCGCCTCGAGGCTTTCCTCTGAATACAACAGGACTACTCCCCTGCCGCCTTCAGCTTCTGGTAAATTGCTGCCGGACCAGTCCTCTAACCCTTCGACTGTGGCGGCGTCGGATTTTTCAAGCCAGGACGGAGCCACTCCAGGAAGCCCCGTTCCTCGGGATGCTTCCCTCAGCGGAGAGGCAGGCCCCTTGCCGAGCTCCTCAGAGTCTGAAAGAGGCGACACTGCGAACCCTGTGTCGGGCGGCGTCTCCGAATCGCGATGCAGCGCGGATTCTGCCGCTCCTGTATCGGATAAATCTCGAACTGATCGGGGGCTTTCCCCCGTCAGAGACACAGCGACCTCGGGAGCCGATCCGGCAGCGGGACGGGAAGCAGCGGAGGCGGCCGGAGCCACAGGCAACGCAGGCGGTCACGCGGATGCACGCAAAGGTCGCAAGGACCAAGCTTCGGAAGACGCTGGAGGCACCCGGGAGCCTTCTGCGGCCTCTGCACCGCCTCGAGGGCCTGCACCTCAACCGCCACCAGTCCCGAAAGTCGCGGCGGCTTTACGAAAGCTGGGCGTCTCTGAGTTGCCGCAGATTTCGTTCGACTCCGCTGGCGGCGATGGCGAAGGGCGTGGGAGAAGCGAGCGGCGACAGCGCCGAACCCAGGCGCATACCAAAGGACTTttcaaacgcatgcaagacGGACTTGGACGCGAAGTGGAAACACCATCCCAGACGACCTCTGGCGGAGGGAAACGGGGTGGCCAAGGGGCCGGTGCTTCTCAGAAACAAGGCTCCCATAAAACGCCTCCCGCTGATTCAGGCCAGGCCACATCCCGACAGTGGAGGGCGCGGCCCGGTACCTCTCCGGCTGAAGGAGCCGCGGGCATGCCGGGGACTAGCACACACGGTGGGTCGGGGGCCGCCGGAGGTCTCCCTCGTGCATCTGGTCTTTCGCCTACCGCTGTGTTTCCGGCGGAACTTGGCTCTCAAAACTCCTCTGCGCCTATGGGGGCCTTCGCAGAACAAGTTGCAAACGCTTCGTCGCCGAGTCCACTACCCTTCGGGCGCATCGAGGGGCCTGCAGGCCCAGGCAACCCCTCGGGGGTCCCTTGCGGGGTCGGTAGctcgctgaagaaggaagctggCGGCCAGCGGCACCCGAAAAAGGGCGTTTCAGGTGCGGctcagaaaaggagaaacgcgactgGAGGAACCGAGGGAAGTGACCGTGGTGGGGAGTGGAGACAGCCACTTCCTGGACAGAGCCTGGATGCAGGACGAGGTGGTGATGGAGCCCACAGACCGCCTCTCGACAGCGCACTCGCCAGCATGGTCAGAGACGTTCGGATCGAACAATTTGGGCCTGACGGAGTCGAGAAAAATGCAGAAAACGTGATGGCGATTTCGACGTGGCGGGTCACATGGATTGACGGGTCGTGGAAAGTCCACACGGCCGCGTTCGAACCTAATCCTTCACGCGATCCGTATCCTTTAGCCGCGACTGAGGCTTGCGCCCACTTTgcccttcgtctccaccgtATGTTTCGGGAAACCTATACTCAGCAAGGCGCTGCAACGCCTCCGCGTTTCCCACCACTGGGGCACCTTCTGGGGGGCGGGGCGGTCACCGGCGCCCCTCCAGGAGGGCCGTGGGACGGCGTGAAACCCACAAAAGTGTGGAACATGGAGGAGATGCAGCGCCTCCACCAACACGTGGCGACTGTTGTATTTGCCACTGTAGGCCCAGCCTCGGCGAGCGGTAGCCAATTCGTGGGTCCTGGAGGGCCGGCGCCTCCGAGAGATCCACGACACCCTGGGGCTTACTTTTATTTGCATAGAGCGTCCGCTTCGCCTGGTGCGGGGACGGGCCTAGACGGATCCGTCGATCCTCGAGCCGGGTCTATGAGCCCGAGCTTGGCTTCGGTCTCCTCCACAGCGCCTTGCACTTCGAGCCCTGCAGTGCCGGtaggagagggagacggaaagCTGGTGTTTTCACCCTTTCAACCCAGTTCGTTGCCTGGGGGTCCGTACAGTACGGGTGCCGCAAGGTTTCCGTTTCTTGGCGGAGGCCCGAATCCTGGTGTCGAATCTCAAGGCTTCGGGTTCAACACGTTCCCTGGAACGCCTACAAGAGGCCACGGGACTCTGGAACACCCTGCGCATGCTTACACACCTCAAGGCATGAGTGTGTCGTCGAGCCAAGCTGTCCCGGGGTTCGCCGGGGGCGTTTTCCCGGGAGGAAGTCCAGTCTTCGAGGGGGGTTTCCAGTCTCCATTTTACGGAGCCTTTTCCATTTCAGGTGTCGCGGGCGACCAACGATCCCTGTATGCCCCTGTGGCTCGCGCCGGAGTTCCTGAACAAATGCAAGGGTCTCAGCTTTCAGGGAGGGCCAGGGCTGTGGATTCTGGACCCTCATTTTTCGTACCCGAAAGCAACACCCTCTTCCATCCTGGCTGCTCGCCTACCTCGGCGGCGTCCCGCGGCACCATTGCGTCTTCCTTGCCTTCGCGTGTGGGGGGCGCGCTAGACGAGGCCGCGGGGGGCTCTTGCCGCCTCCACTCGGCCGGAAGCAAGAGCGCAAAGGGCTTTGAGAGTCTCTTTCCGACCTGTTCTCGGGCCAAAAGGagcgctgtctctgtgtcagCGACGCGTCGAGGCGGCGCTCCGGTTTGGGGCGTCAACTCTCACGTGGCCGCAGCTCTGGCGGCAGCGGCTGCGAGGCGGATGGCCGAGGAGCAGAGCTTGCTGGAGGAGGCAAGACGCGAAGCAGAACGCGAGGCCCTTTTGTCTAAGCTGCTTGGGGAAGACGACACGTTTTTCGAGTCTGGTTTGTCGATGCGGTCCCATAGGTTGTTTCGTGCCACCCGGCGACCTGCCGAGAGAGGTTTAATTTTCAAGGAGAAAGCAAGTCTCTGCGAGCAGATTGAGCAGGAGGCGagtggaggaaacgaagacgaaggtcGAGAAGTGAGGTCGGATAACTCACCCCATGCTacaagaggcagaaagggcgacggacaggaagaaaacagaccTAGATCACAGGCAGCTTCCACTTCGGAAGACAACGCAGGGATAGCGCCGACCGTCCACATCAAAAGGGAAGCCGGACAACAGGGCACTGCGAGGGGCAGGGGAGACCGAGGTGAGACTCCTCAAACGGACAGAGCTACCGAGGCCGACCTAGCTTCACGGAAAGATGATATGTCTCCCAATgatggagaggaaagcaagaaaCCCAAGACTAACGGAAAACTTCCGAGCGGTCGTGAAGCTGAAGGGGAACGgacagacaagaggagacgcagaccgTCACATTTGTTGGAGAGTGGCCGCGCTTCCGGGGCTGGcgaacaacagagagacgtgGTGGATGCCGCTGGAGCAGAGGCGCTGAGCTTCGATTCAGAAAAGCGAACTTCCACGGTTTCTGTGCTCCTGCCTTCTGGCAAAGACGAGGCGACTGAGACGATTCCCACAGTGGAGGAACATCCCGTACCCCACGCGAAAGACATTTCGAGGTCATTTGTTTTTGAGCCCAGCAACACCGGGCTGATTGTTGTGGAGCTGTCTAAGAAGGATGAAAAAGGCGAGGTTtcggaagacgaagacgctcTTGACGTCTCGCTTTCCGGGGCGGCGGGGGCCAGCGAAGACGGCAAGTCTCCTGCTAACCAAGAAAATCTTTTACCATGGGAGTTTCCCGACAAGacacgtcttcttcttcagtcgGTGGCGAATCAAAGCGCAGATTTCTCTGAGACTTGTTCTTTCGGCGCTGATCAACGGACTCGAGACGCCGCCCTTATAAGGGACCTAGAACCTTTTTTGCGCCTCGGAGAGCAAAATCCTTACTTTGACGCGCGGGGAACGCAAAAGAATATCCTCTCCGGATGCATGatgtcttcgtcctctctaTTCAATGTATGGAAAATTGTCAATCGCCTCCGACTGCAGGACGAAAGACGACCTGAGGAAAGGGATCGCCTCGCTCGGGTGGCGCAAGAGCAGAGCCAGGGGGCACGAAGACGCTTAGGCGCCGTACTGAATGAGTTGGCGGCTCTCGAACGAGAAGACCCCGACGATGTCGAGGGCgcggaaggcgacgaaggagagggagaacagagtGGCAAAGAGATGAAAGACGCTCCTGAAACTGTGGACGCAAAGGCTTCGCATTCGAGCGCGGACACTCTCGCGTCGCCGGTTGCCTTCCTGCCTGCGGCCGCTGAAGGCGAAGCTGAAAACGGACATGAAGAACCCACAAACGCAGACCCTTCGGCGGCGAAGAGCGGGGGGAGTTTGTTGGCTcaaggcgaacgagagaagactcGAGAAGACCTCCCAGACGCTTTCAAAGGAAACGACAAGTTGAGAAGTGACATGCCTCAAAGTACCCCTATCGACGGACTCCCTGCCCTgggcgctgcatgcagtccgcTCGAACTAGAAACGAAGACTCCCGCGATTCTCGCAAGTGGCGGCGAAGCGCACCGTTGCTGTCCTGCTGGGGAGGGGGGAGAGGACAGGATGCCAGAAGATGCGAAAGATAGGACAAGAACAGGAGAATTAGAATCGACCTCAGATAGAGCGAACCTCAGCACGGGCAGTGCTCAACTCAAGGGAGCGtcggcggcagagaagaggctgGAAGGGGGcgcggaggcgaagcagacacTGCGTGATTCCGACGATGGCGCGGAAGGCAGTGAGAACGACACCAACCAGCTGCTTCCAACACAAGGAGGCCCTCAAGAGAGGACCCAGAACGCTCCTGGGTCGCCGCTTGAGGGGGAACAATCCTTGTCTACTGTGCGTAGATGCGGTGGCGGCgacaaagagcgagagaaagagaaggacgctCTAATAGACACTGGGGAGCGCTCACCAGGTATTGGTGAGAGATCGAGCAAGACGACTGCTCCAGAACTCGAAAAGCAGGTGGGTGATACCGTTAAGGGAGACCGTGGGAGAGATGAGACAGCGCTGGCAGGGACAGCGGAGAGTCTTTCGCtgggggaagaaggaacggaTCAGGGTGAAAAGGCCTTTGGAGACATGGGGGAACAGCTGGTCTCTCCTCCCCAGGGCGCTGGACTATCTCGCGAGGAAGGGAATGCAAAGGTCTTTGGCGACCGCTCTGCCCTGCAGCTTACACCGGTTTCTTGTCCGCCGCTTACCCGGTCAGGGGAGGATGGCGACAAGGAAAAGAACGCGCCGGCGCTGCTGTCTGCTTTCGTGAAGACTGAAGAGGGTTGCGTGACAGACATCcaagggaaggaagaggggGCGAAGGAATCTCCGACGCCGACTCCTCGCGGGTCGCCGTCCACCTCAGCTCGAAATATGGCACCTAGAGGTAGCGCTGGCGAGAGGCAGGACGCAAAGCGGCTCGGCAAGTCGTATGCAACAAGGCGAGCACAAAAGCGCAAACGACTGGAGCTTCTGTCCTCATCCTGTGAGGAAATTGAGCAGAGgctgcggcgtctctccgATACGTTTCCCTGGTTGCCGGTCCTCAACGAAGCCTTTTTCTCAGCTGAGTCCAAGGGTGAGGTCCTCACGTGTGTTGACACTTTGCTCGAGAGATCGGACGAAGATGCAGCCCTGAAAGGAGGACATGGGGatccttccttcgcttcccgcCCCTGCGGAGGCGCTGGTCTCCTTGAGGCCGTGGGGGGTGGTCTGAAAGGCCCCTTCAGGGACGCTGTTTTCGCCAGTGAAGGTGAGGAGCTTGAGAAAATGGACGAaagtgaagacgaggaagcggcCCTGGTCCCCGAAGATCTCTGGCTAGCACGCGCCTCAGCGCTGGCAGAGGCCaaggcggagaagcgcgCGTTGGCAGATGCCCGATCAGCGGCAGCCAATGCCTGTGCAGCGGCCGCTATGGCTTTTTCGTCTTACTCCCCTCGTCCCTACAGTATGGAGCCTTTCCCGCAGGCCTCTCGGCGGCCTTTCGTAGTCCCCCCTCCAGCAATGATGCCGGCAGGTGCGGAGGAGGCAGGCGCGGCTGTAAGGGTGAACAGCGttcagatgcatgcgtcgccagtgccgttttctcccttcgtGGAGGGCAGGGTGAGTGGCATGccagacgaggcagagggcGGCTTTGCAGGGACCAGGCGGTTCTCTGCCAGTACGCAGAGCTCCAGAGCGAGAAGGGGGGCTGTTCTGGACGCCCCCCACATGGATCCGGCGATGGCTGAGCATCTGCAAAACCGCTCGAGCTCGGCCAGCTCGCGAGAAAGCTTATCGACAGGAGGAGTAGCAACCCAAGGAGATGTTTGGGCAGAAGGGTACCTTGACGGCGCGCTTTCTGCTGATACGGGAAGCTCCGCGGCAAACGCAGGGTGGGGAAGTCATCTCCAAGGTTCCGCATTTCGCTCGGGAAAGCGCGCCGGGGGAAGTGGAGCCGACAAAGGCAATTTCTGGAGTGGCAGAGGCCCCGCAGAGACCTACCCAGGCGAGTTAGGGTCCGGGGCGGCTTGGGGATCTGGCGCCGAGATGGCCGGGTTGGATTCGAGTGCAAGAGGCGTCAGAGGGTCAGACAGCCACGGGAGcggaaggcgacagaaagccagtgggGCGACAGGCCACGCACCGAGTGGCGACCGCACGCGTCGCAGGTCCTCTGTTGCATCTTCAGTCACTTCGTCTGTTTCGGCATCCCGAGGAGGTTCGGGGCTGCCAGCATCTGGGCTCCGTAGCGACTGCACGGGGTCTGTGCATATGACAGAGGGCAGTGACACTGGCAGTCAAGGCCCTTCTCGATCGGCCTCGATTATTATGGGTCCCCCTTCTCCTATTCGGCCAAGCCAGTACACTCCCGCGAGTGCGTACCCTAACTCACCCGCTGTTTCTCACGCCAGCTGTCACACATCATTCCAGCCCCAGCATGCGCCTCGCGAGGGAGGCGCTGAGAGAGGGGCGTCGTGGCAGAGTCTGCAGCATGCAGCAGCCGGAGGAACGGGGAATTTGGAGGAGGGCGACGCTCTAGCTGAAAGGTCCGCACCTATGGGCGACCCTTCTTCAGCAGGCGGTGGAGGTCGCTTTCGACCCACGGTCGGGGCAATGTCGGCTCAGATGAGAGGCTATCCTGCTCATCCCTTTGCTGCCCATGGCCCAGGTCTGGGATCAACTCTGCCGGGGCTTCCCTCGAACTACGGAAAGGCTGATGGGTATCCCGCAGGTGTGACTTTTCCGGGGACGCCAGCCTCGGGAACGGCTACTCCGTTTCAGGGGGGGTACCCTATCTCGGACGCTTCTTTTGGAGGCAATGCTTCGGGCGCATGCAGTATGGGATATTCGAGCATGCCCGCGCCTGGTTATGGCCCTGAGATGTCGCAAGTACCCGGGCGATTTGCTAACTTCTCGCCATTCTTTcgtggagaaaaaggccTCTCTGCAGGGGATCGGACCCCTCAGCTTGCCGCAGGAACACCAAGTTCGCCATCCACTTCAGGCATGCAGACGGGGCAAAGTGCTCCCCCACTGTCACCATGGTTCGACCATAACAACGCTGTTCAACACGAGGTGGGTGATTTCGGCGCACGTGAACATATGAGTTCACCACAGGTCTCTGCAAGCTGTCTGGGTGCGTCTCAGCTCGCGGGCAGTCGACAAGCGTATGCCACTATTGGGGGAGAAAATATCAATGTACCAGATTCCGAAAC